GGGCTCGGCATATCAAGGCCGAGATAGCCGACATTATCGGCAACGATCGTCGCCGCGCCGCCAGTTGACGTCACGATGGCAACCCGCTTGCCCGCCAGTTTGCGACCCGACGCCAGGATCGCTGGAATGTCGAGAAGGTCTGCGAAGGTTTGGGCCCTGATGATGCCAAGCTGGCTGAACAGGGCATCGTAAACCTCATCGGCGCCGGCCAAGGCGCCGGTATGGGAGACGGCAGAATTTGCGCCGGATTCGGATTTGCCGACCTTGTAGACAACAATGCTTTTTCCCGCGTCGATGACACGTTTTGCAGCTGCCCTGAATTTGGCGGCGTTACGGATCGTTTCAAGGTACAGCGCGACGACGGACGTGGCGTCGTCCTCGGCAAAGGCATCGAGAAAATCCGATACTTCAAGGTCGCACTCGTTGCCCGTCGCCACGAGTTTGGAAAAACCGATGCCTCGGCCCGCAGCACGCGAAAGAAGCGATCCCATGATCCCGCCGCTTTGAGACAGCAGCGCGATCGAGCCCGTCGGAAAATCGTCCATCTCCATCGCGCCGGAGGCCGTAAGCATGATCTTGTCGGTCAGGTTGACCAGGCCGATGGTGTTGGGCCCGAGGATGCGCATGTTACCCGCGGCTTCCAGAAGCTGCTGTTGACGCGCCCGGCCATCTTCGCCGCTCTCGCCAAATCCCGACGCCAGGACGACGGCGGCTTTCGTGCCCGCCTGCGCCAACTGGCGAACGGAATCGATAACGCGGTCTGCGCCAACGAGAACCAATCCGAGGTCCGGAGCAGCGGGAAGCTCGCGCGGATCGGCATACGACTTGAGGCCGGCAATGGTGTCGTAACGTGGGTTGATCGGGTAAATGTCGCCTGCAAAGCCATGCCGTTGCAGGTAAGCTACGGGTCTCCCGGTCAGCTTTGCCGGATCATTGGACGCACCGACGACGACGACGCTTTGCGGGTTAAGAATTGTCCTGACGATATTCATATCACCACACCTCACTTCGACGACTTGTTGAGGAAGTCCTCGACGGACTTGCGGTGCTCGGCCGTGGTGTAGCAGATCGCCTGCGCTTCGCGACCCAAGGCAAAAACCTGCTCATCGGTGCTTTCAAACGTCTTGTCGAGGATCGACTTCGTCAAGGCGATGGCGGCGGGCGAGCCGATGCACAATTCTTCAGCCCAGGCCTGGACGTTGTCCATCAGTATGTCCGGAGAAACCACCCGGTCCACCATGCCGATCTTCAGGGCTTCCTCGGCCTCGAGAACCTGGGCCGTCAGGATCAGCTCCTTGGCTTTGACAAGGCCGACACGGCGCGGGAGGAAGTACATGCCGCCGCCATCGGAAACGAGGCCGCGCTTGATGAAGCTCATTGAGAGCTTTGCGCCTTCCGACGCAACGATGAAATCGCAGGCCAGGGCCATGTCCAGTCCGAGGCCAAAGGCGGCACCGTTGACAGCCGCAATGACGGGTTTCGAAATGCCGTGAATCACGGCAACGCCACGGTG
This sequence is a window from Agrobacterium tumefaciens. Protein-coding genes within it:
- a CDS encoding enoyl-CoA hydratase/isomerase family protein, which encodes MNIANRQAEFVLVSEKNGIATITLNRPDVRNAINDQMRAELIAAFEAAGADKTVRGIILTGAGKGFCSGGDVAGMRARLDAPSAEVAFNGWTRQQSTHRGVAVIHGISKPVIAAVNGAAFGLGLDMALACDFIVASEGAKLSMSFIKRGLVSDGGGMYFLPRRVGLVKAKELILTAQVLEAEEALKIGMVDRVVSPDILMDNVQAWAEELCIGSPAAIALTKSILDKTFESTDEQVFALGREAQAICYTTAEHRKSVEDFLNKSSK